A single genomic interval of Nonomuraea rubra harbors:
- a CDS encoding maleate cis-trans isomerase family protein produces the protein MSRRRVGVLVAPANPSAEPELTRLLGSRADMHVARLPVLPGPSLVDRLESYNAAMPAMIGAFDGLRLDAMVMACSQPRYLLGPDEDREQCAELTAATGVPFATATLAAREALEHVMATDIVLVSPYQPWVTDLAERFWKTAGLNVTQVVQVRAPDGYSPYGHTPASLVSQVELAEPPADAVLLFTGTGLPTLPVLRPLTSGNDRTLLTSNLCVAWWALSKAVGRHVTLSRVPYRRHHLAAAARMGGRP, from the coding sequence ATGAGCCGCCGCAGGGTCGGCGTGCTCGTGGCGCCCGCGAACCCGTCGGCGGAACCCGAGCTGACCAGGCTGCTCGGCTCGCGGGCCGACATGCACGTCGCCCGCCTTCCCGTACTACCGGGACCGTCCCTGGTCGACCGGCTGGAGAGCTACAACGCCGCCATGCCCGCCATGATCGGCGCGTTCGACGGCCTGCGGCTGGACGCGATGGTGATGGCCTGCAGCCAGCCGCGCTACCTGCTCGGGCCCGACGAGGACCGCGAGCAGTGCGCCGAGCTGACGGCCGCGACCGGGGTGCCGTTCGCCACCGCCACGCTGGCCGCCCGCGAAGCGCTGGAACACGTGATGGCGACCGACATCGTGCTGGTCTCGCCGTACCAGCCGTGGGTGACGGATCTGGCCGAGCGGTTCTGGAAGACGGCCGGGCTGAACGTCACCCAGGTCGTCCAGGTACGCGCGCCGGACGGCTACTCGCCTTACGGGCACACGCCCGCCTCGCTGGTCAGCCAGGTCGAGCTGGCGGAGCCGCCCGCGGACGCCGTCCTGCTCTTCACCGGCACCGGGCTGCCCACGCTGCCCGTGCTCAGGCCGCTGACCAGCGGCAACGACCGTACCCTGCTCACCTCGAACCTCTGCGTGGCCTGGTGGGCCCTGTCCAAGGCCGTCGGCCGGCACGTGACGCTGAGCCGCGTGCCGTACCGCCGCCACCACCTGGCGGCCGCGGCCCGCATGGGAGGCAGGCCATGA
- a CDS encoding MFS transporter, with protein sequence MGGVALARPLYFWLGTLATVAGVVLHLPMYLHSAEMGYRLAGMPMDLPMTVGMVLIVAGLVVTAWGLVPPGAFTARPAAEVRVRALDDQKMRPAHLGLVVVMSVAVVIDAMKPITLGFVSPGMVAEYGLKSPLNPGGDVPVALLPLFGLTGTVLGSLLWGWLGDRIGRKPSILYAGVLFIGTAICGVMPSFEGNLAMCLAMGLGAGGMLPIAFSLLAETIPPRHKGWVMVLIGGNLAIAYLLASFLSATLAPEYSWRVLWLVGLPTGVFLILLNRFIPESPRFLLAYGRDAEAHAIMARYGAALTSGSDVERVQDEHEGGYSRLFRAPFTGLTVAVVILGLSIGLVTYGFQLWIPSNLRSLGLDQSAADRALADSTLLGLPLIFISAAMYGLWSAKKTIVVLSALVGAALVVLSFSGETLAQDRTWLYLLLAGPIVGTAAIAAVLAAYSSEIYPTRVRSRGSGLSAGVGKFGGVAVTGVLVAGAAAPSIGMTALLGAVPLVLAVVAVLVFGVEPAKGPAGAPAGTAASQA encoded by the coding sequence ATGGGCGGCGTAGCGCTGGCACGCCCGCTGTACTTCTGGCTGGGCACGCTCGCCACGGTGGCGGGGGTCGTGCTGCACCTGCCGATGTACCTGCACAGCGCCGAGATGGGCTACCGGCTGGCCGGGATGCCGATGGACCTGCCGATGACGGTCGGCATGGTGCTGATCGTCGCGGGGCTGGTCGTGACCGCGTGGGGGCTGGTGCCGCCGGGCGCGTTCACCGCCAGGCCGGCGGCCGAGGTGCGGGTGCGCGCGCTGGACGACCAGAAGATGCGCCCGGCGCACCTCGGGCTCGTGGTGGTCATGTCGGTCGCCGTGGTGATCGACGCCATGAAGCCGATCACGCTCGGGTTCGTCTCCCCCGGCATGGTCGCGGAGTACGGGCTGAAGTCCCCGCTCAACCCGGGCGGCGACGTGCCGGTGGCGTTGCTGCCGCTCTTCGGTCTCACGGGGACCGTGCTGGGCTCGCTGCTGTGGGGCTGGCTGGGCGACAGGATCGGCCGCAAGCCGTCCATCCTGTACGCGGGCGTGCTGTTCATCGGCACCGCCATCTGCGGCGTGATGCCCAGCTTCGAGGGCAACCTGGCCATGTGCCTGGCCATGGGACTGGGCGCTGGCGGCATGTTGCCGATCGCGTTCTCGCTGCTGGCCGAGACGATCCCGCCCCGGCACAAGGGCTGGGTCATGGTGCTCATCGGCGGCAACCTGGCCATCGCCTACCTGCTGGCGAGCTTCCTGTCGGCCACGCTGGCTCCGGAGTACTCCTGGCGGGTGCTGTGGCTGGTCGGCCTGCCCACGGGGGTCTTCCTGATCCTGCTCAACCGGTTCATCCCCGAGTCGCCGCGCTTCCTGCTGGCCTACGGCCGCGACGCCGAGGCCCACGCGATCATGGCCAGGTACGGCGCGGCGCTCACCTCCGGGTCCGACGTCGAGCGGGTCCAGGACGAGCACGAGGGCGGGTACTCGCGGCTGTTCCGGGCGCCGTTCACCGGGCTGACGGTGGCGGTGGTGATCCTGGGGCTGAGTATCGGCCTGGTCACGTACGGCTTCCAGCTCTGGATCCCGTCGAACCTGCGCAGCCTCGGCCTCGACCAGTCCGCCGCCGACCGGGCGCTGGCGGACTCGACGCTGCTGGGCCTGCCGCTGATCTTCATCTCGGCCGCCATGTACGGCCTGTGGAGCGCCAAGAAGACGATCGTGGTGCTCTCGGCGCTGGTGGGGGCGGCGCTGGTGGTGCTGTCGTTCTCCGGCGAGACGCTGGCGCAGGACCGCACCTGGCTCTACCTGCTGCTGGCCGGGCCGATCGTGGGGACGGCGGCGATCGCCGCGGTGCTGGCCGCCTACAGCTCCGAGATCTACCCGACCCGGGTGCGCTCGCGCGGCTCCGGGCTGTCCGCGGGCGTCGGCAAGTTCGGCGGCGTGGCCGTGACCGGCGTGCTGGTCGCGGGCGCGGCGGCCCCGTCCATCGGGATGACGGCGCTGCTGGGGGCGGTGCCCCTCGTACTGGCCGTGGTCGCGGTGCTCGTGTTCGGGGTCGAGCCGGCCAAGGGCCCGGCCGGCGCGCCGGCCGGAACCGCGGCCTCCCAGGCGTGA
- a CDS encoding Scr1 family TA system antitoxin-like transcriptional regulator translates to MANFAERLDLALTKRGFTGAQVASALTEAGIPITRAYVSQLRTGKQTNPTLQVLRALASCLQVSVGWLVGDDYLESGSVEDLQLRAATIGLSASGLSEGSLAVLRGVVELARKAEGLPEEPEPTSDIPEAVAPLSGPQRRALGKRLHGLRLSAQLSVEQVETAIGRGAAAIPAIEEGRIAPAPITVERLLTVYGVSVPPIREYVLSLARGEREAAWYDAQSVPVWLATGYALEGRATVIRTYHNQFVPPLLQTEEYARAAITVAGPATLGQQTVEEALALVLARQEAVPRDNGVVLWAVIDESVLTRSIVGQHVQLRQLDVLIEHAKRPNVSLHVVPMEDPAYVPRTGPFTLWRFTEAFEPDIACAHGIESDALITEAGAVEAFHQAFTKLSVTTTTRDETFELLNYHRERLSRSLGI, encoded by the coding sequence GTGGCGAACTTCGCCGAGCGGCTCGATCTCGCGCTGACCAAGCGCGGCTTCACCGGCGCGCAGGTCGCCTCCGCCCTGACGGAGGCCGGCATCCCCATCACCCGCGCCTACGTCAGCCAGCTGCGCACCGGCAAGCAGACCAACCCGACGCTCCAGGTGCTCAGGGCGCTGGCGTCCTGCCTGCAGGTGAGCGTCGGCTGGCTGGTCGGCGACGACTACCTCGAGTCCGGCTCGGTGGAGGACCTGCAACTGCGCGCGGCCACGATCGGTCTGTCCGCCTCCGGGCTGTCGGAGGGCTCGCTGGCCGTGCTGCGCGGCGTGGTCGAGCTGGCCCGCAAGGCCGAGGGGCTGCCCGAGGAGCCCGAGCCGACGTCCGACATCCCCGAGGCGGTCGCGCCGCTGAGCGGCCCGCAGCGCCGGGCCCTGGGCAAGCGGCTGCACGGCCTGCGCCTGTCCGCGCAGCTCTCCGTCGAGCAGGTCGAGACCGCGATCGGCAGGGGCGCGGCCGCGATCCCCGCCATCGAGGAGGGCCGCATCGCGCCGGCGCCCATCACCGTCGAGCGCCTGCTGACCGTCTACGGCGTCTCCGTGCCCCCCATCCGCGAGTACGTGCTCTCGCTGGCCAGGGGCGAGCGCGAGGCCGCCTGGTACGACGCGCAGTCGGTGCCCGTCTGGCTGGCCACCGGCTACGCCCTGGAGGGGCGCGCCACGGTCATCCGCACCTACCACAACCAGTTCGTCCCGCCGCTGCTGCAGACCGAGGAGTACGCCAGGGCCGCCATCACCGTGGCCGGGCCCGCGACGCTCGGGCAGCAGACGGTGGAGGAGGCGCTCGCGCTCGTGCTGGCCCGCCAGGAGGCCGTGCCCCGCGACAACGGCGTGGTGTTGTGGGCCGTGATCGACGAGAGCGTGCTCACCCGCTCGATCGTCGGGCAGCACGTCCAGCTCCGCCAGCTCGACGTGCTGATCGAGCACGCCAAGCGGCCCAACGTCTCGCTGCACGTGGTGCCGATGGAGGACCCGGCGTACGTGCCGCGCACCGGCCCGTTCACGCTGTGGCGCTTCACCGAGGCGTTCGAGCCCGACATCGCCTGCGCCCACGGCATCGAGTCCGACGCGCTGATCACCGAGGCGGGCGCCGTGGAGGCCTTCCATCAGGCGTTCACCAAGCTGTCGGTGACGACGACCACCCGCGACGAGACGTTCGAGCTGCTCAATTACCATCGCGAAAGGCTTTCGCGTTCGCTGGGTATTTGA
- a CDS encoding FAD-dependent oxidoreductase, translating into MNGVIVVGAGPAGLTAALCLARAGIPVTVLEREHELPRQARACTFHPATLDLLDDLGVAARLVAAGRVVDRVQWRDRPGIVLAEMGMNRLDGLTKHPFRIHADQASLTRLLLAALSVYPDVDVRFGTHVDGVAEGGTGIRVRVGHTWTRARYMIAADGAHSTVRGSLGLPFPRSAYPAQALRVFTDSPLDRLLPSLAPLTYVRDVQQSCTLLGLPDHWRIIFKIPADTHEPLSPSNLSLLVRKALPGAGEPIRITGADRFGLSRGVLTSYRCGRVLFVGDAAHLTSTVGGLNMNAGIHDAAEAGQVIAAVVGGYARPAALEAWAWRRRSVLLQRVIPRGETRLAGVRERDSARLAAAMAGLRAIAGDPDATRAYLAQASLLDTPSSASADSAGRT; encoded by the coding sequence ATGAACGGGGTCATCGTGGTCGGCGCCGGGCCCGCCGGCCTGACCGCCGCGCTCTGCCTGGCCAGGGCCGGGATCCCGGTCACCGTGCTGGAGCGCGAGCACGAGCTGCCCCGGCAGGCCCGCGCCTGCACCTTCCACCCCGCCACGCTCGACCTGCTGGACGACCTCGGCGTGGCGGCCAGGCTGGTGGCCGCCGGCCGGGTGGTGGACCGGGTGCAGTGGCGCGACCGGCCGGGGATCGTGCTGGCCGAGATGGGCATGAACCGGCTCGACGGCCTGACCAAGCATCCGTTCAGGATCCACGCCGACCAGGCGTCGCTGACCCGGCTGCTGCTCGCCGCCCTGAGCGTCTACCCGGACGTGGACGTGCGGTTCGGCACCCACGTGGACGGCGTGGCGGAGGGCGGCACGGGGATCCGGGTCCGCGTCGGCCACACCTGGACGCGGGCCCGGTACATGATCGCCGCCGACGGCGCGCACAGCACCGTGCGCGGCTCGCTGGGCCTGCCGTTCCCCAGGTCCGCCTACCCGGCGCAGGCGCTGCGCGTGTTCACCGACTCGCCGCTCGACCGGCTGCTGCCGAGCCTGGCGCCGCTGACGTACGTGCGGGACGTGCAGCAGTCGTGCACGCTGCTCGGGCTGCCCGACCACTGGCGGATCATCTTCAAGATCCCCGCTGACACGCACGAGCCGCTGTCCCCGTCGAACCTGTCGCTGCTGGTCCGCAAGGCGCTGCCCGGGGCGGGCGAGCCGATCCGGATCACCGGCGCCGACCGGTTCGGGCTGTCCAGGGGGGTGCTGACCTCGTACCGGTGCGGGCGGGTGCTGTTCGTCGGCGACGCCGCGCACCTGACCTCCACCGTCGGCGGGCTCAACATGAACGCCGGCATCCACGACGCCGCCGAGGCCGGCCAGGTGATCGCGGCCGTCGTCGGCGGCTACGCCCGGCCCGCCGCGCTGGAGGCGTGGGCCTGGCGGCGCCGGTCCGTGCTGCTGCAACGGGTGATCCCGCGCGGCGAGACCCGGCTGGCGGGCGTGCGCGAGCGCGACAGCGCCCGGCTCGCGGCGGCCATGGCGGGGCTGCGGGCCATCGCCGGCGACCCGGACGCCACCCGCGCCTACCTGGCGCAGGCGTCACTGCTCGACACGCCGAGTTCCGCGTCCGCCGACTCGGCCGGGAGGACGTGA
- a CDS encoding SAM-dependent methyltransferase has protein sequence MTQARATRILDAAAGGKNNFVADRDVIRRYDQAAPITTTAARAVLEYLRRVVRHLASEGVDQFVIVGSGVPSGLPPGRQLHDVARDALRASVPRVVYVENDPMVLAGARATIEPVTDLVRVVEGDVREIDDLLDDRVLQTFLDWDRPMAVLLLSTHSLNDDEYFHYVIKRIRQVVPERSYLSVMQTTFDAVPAELLPAIHDLLAMTLPGQAIRTREEVEALLEGLVLVEPGLVWVPEWQPDHDTACADQPSASGNYGAVARVP, from the coding sequence ATGACCCAAGCGCGTGCCACTCGCATTCTCGACGCCGCCGCGGGCGGGAAGAACAACTTCGTGGCGGACCGGGATGTCATCCGCCGTTATGATCAGGCCGCGCCCATCACGACGACGGCCGCCAGGGCCGTACTTGAATATTTGCGCCGTGTGGTCCGTCATCTGGCGAGCGAAGGCGTGGACCAGTTCGTGATCGTCGGAAGTGGCGTACCGAGCGGCCTGCCACCGGGCAGGCAGTTGCACGACGTGGCCCGTGACGCCCTGCGCGCCTCGGTGCCGCGCGTGGTCTACGTGGAGAACGACCCCATGGTGCTGGCCGGAGCGAGGGCGACCATCGAGCCCGTCACCGACCTCGTCCGCGTCGTAGAGGGCGACGTGCGCGAGATCGACGACCTCCTCGACGACCGGGTGCTGCAGACGTTCCTCGACTGGGACCGGCCGATGGCCGTGCTGCTGCTGTCCACCCACAGCCTGAACGACGACGAGTACTTCCATTACGTGATCAAGCGGATCCGGCAGGTGGTCCCGGAGAGGAGTTACCTGTCGGTCATGCAGACCACGTTCGACGCCGTTCCGGCGGAGCTGCTGCCGGCCATTCACGACCTGCTGGCCATGACGCTGCCGGGCCAGGCGATTCGCACCAGGGAGGAGGTAGAGGCGTTGCTCGAAGGTCTGGTGCTGGTAGAGCCGGGGCTGGTGTGGGTTCCGGAATGGCAGCCCGACCACGACACCGCCTGCGCCGATCAGCCCAGCGCGTCGGGGAACTACGGCGCCGTGGCCCGGGTCCCCTGA